Part of the Henckelia pumila isolate YLH828 chromosome 2, ASM3356847v2, whole genome shotgun sequence genome is shown below.
ttacaCGTAGAttccataaaataaaaatcctaaTTTAAATTCCATGTCAACAAATTTGGAGAACAACTAAGCAATTCCGGCAGCCTAGTAGAATTTTGACCAAAAAAAGACCAAAATCGAAAACTATTGCAAGTTAATGCatgtattttgaaatttttgactTAACAGGACTAAAAATGGAAAAAGTGTaacttacaggaccaaaactGTTTTTTTCCACCATATGAATCGACCCTAGGGTCCCTAACTCAACCCTCAAACCGTAGGTCAGCAACCAGGAACGTGCCTTAGCAAAATAACGTGagaaaaatcttaaaatcaaGTCATAAACGTGGGCTGCTCAAAAAACTCATGCATGATCTTCAATAAAAAAACACATacacatgcaatatcaattATTTCATGACAAAATCAGTGTAATATGTCTTAAATGATGGCCAAGAAAAGATTCAAAcgtgtattttttttaagatttcGAACAAACAGACGATATCGGCGCGTGTAGGGCTCTCCAGGACGAACGACACTAAAAAACCTTGCAAAATCTGCCAAGGAACATGTGTTGAGATATGTTGAAGGAGGCTGTGGATGTTAAACGTGAGTGTGGGGAGAATAAATGAAGCCAAAACATGGTATATGTTTGTAGGTTAATGGGTTGGGCTttactaattaattaaaataatttaaacccaACTAAGCCCACAAGAAATCTGTTATATCCATGCAAATTTTCGTAATAATTAACTAGAGTGGGCTTTTGAAAGCCTATAAAAAATCCTTAAAATGGcttattttggaaaaaaaatcggGTTTCTataaacacacacatatatatatatatatatatatatatcaaaaccttcatttttttggaaataaaaCCTTAGAATAATAATTTATGACTCTTGAAAACCTATGTAAAATTTTTGGATGAAAAACTCaatctcgttcgtccacggtcccgtctacgcaatcgaaaaataatttttttaaaataaattcataaattccattatagcgggttaaatgctaaaataaaatttaaaacatgcaaataaatcacataattcacataataacacgtaaaaatcatttaacacattttttcttttatttttaaattattaaattctctagttatgcatgcgggtttACGTAAACGAATTTCCTAGCGTTAAATTAAAATCTGAAAGAGACTTCTATAAATACCAAGCAGAAGGAAGATGAAGACATTGAACATTCTCATTATTTTTCTTCAGAATAAAATTgcaatattttcttttatgtttcttgtattttaagttatgataagTAGCTAGAGATTAACAATACAATAATATTTAGTATGTCTGAATAAAATTTTTGGGCTTTTCCCATctcatatataattattttataaatttagtCTATTACTATACGTCTTGAAGTAGAAAACGAAACACCATTGTGCTAGGTACCGTTGAAAAAATCTACAACGGGAATCATCAGTTGTAATCGTGTGGTTAGACTGTCAAGAACCATCTGTAAAATCTGGTGGATATAACCCGACGGTATTTTGGTCAATAAAAGTATGATACTTAGTTAATTTTACGGAAGCATGATgtgctaaaataaaaaaaattaaaacaagtgtGAAAAGggaatttataaaattatggACAATTTCGAgacaaaaattaaaagacaaATGATTTAGTTGAAAATATAAGATTTCGAGAGACATAATACATCTTAggtatgtaaaaaaaattacaattttagtcTTATAAGTTagcttgtttttttgttttagtcCTACAATATTTTAAACTTAGTCCAATAACTTGGAATTTTTTGGGATTTTGGTCAAATTTTCAATCGGTAGTCACTAAATCAATCGAATATTAATTATTTGACGTCGATGTTCTCCTATAAGACTCTTGTGGTTAGAAGTAAAATTATATTACACATATTAAAATATGtctaatcaaaataaaacaaaattacaaGTTTTTTTTTCCCGAATTGTGAATATTGAGTGTCGTTTTTTCTTAATATTTTCCCTTTATTTTTGGGTAATGGATTATAATTTTTGTAACATATGGTTAATTTTTGTCAAATGAGCCATATAGGATAGTATTGATGTCAACTAAATAATATTCGATTGACTTATATTGACTTccgatgaaaataaaattaaaactaaaaaattccaaattattaaattaagatcaaattttaaaaagttataacattaaaaaaaattcaatttacaaaactaaaattacaattttgcctttatgttgcatgattgattgaaaaaaaaaagctaCATAAACTGATTGAGGtgcaattattatttttgggaaGTGAGAGGAAAGTGGAGTCATTGTGAGCCGAGTCCACCTACCTCCTCTGCATTTTCAAGGCCTCCATTGGCCTATTTTAAGTAGGGTCTACATATTTCATGTGAGCCCCACATGAAAATGCAATTTGGTCAAGTTGTGGCCTCTAGCGTCGATTTACCCATGTGAGCCATCTTAATTTGAAAGGCTGCCAAATAATTGTATTAAGACTAAATTGGTGTTCAATCCCTAAATTCAAAAGCAAATTAAGAATCAGTTTCTTGtcataaaaaaattgtttgcaCTCTCTGGGCCCACATTATTTTTTTCGGATAAAATTAAGTAcgaaacattgaaaatatggtacaaatacaagatatttgagcactaattgttcaagatcgagtacaaaaaatataattttgaatataaaatctaaacatttttattaatgtgaactttgcaacatatgtttgagtactcaaaaatatcatttagcatgatattttttgtcatttagaaagatgttcgcgcgaacatctcaAAAAAATTAAGGAGTGTTTCATCCAGTGTAGCATAGAATCACCCTCTTTTACGTACTCCGAAGAACGTCCGTAGTCAAACAATCGTGCAATATGAGTTGACTTTGAGTTCAATATTATGTAACAATGATGCgactttatattttatattcttttttttttggtgtaatttattttgaatttttgagttcTTCGGTGTTTGAGGCGTAATTTATTCGATAAAGATGATAATGGGTCAGATCTAACACAAAAAGAGTGTATTTCACTCGGTATAGCATAGAATCACCCCGTAAAAGATATATATGGACTTTGATACCTCATGTTATAATCCCGATACCGCTTCATAATAttacacaaataaaaaaaaaatcgaatcaCATTGCCTTAAAGGGTTATTTAAATTGGTGGAGTAGATAAACACTTAATCAGTTGTCAGATGTTTAATTTTTCCTATCAACAATTTATTGGACTAGCCCGTCGAGCAAAGCTTGCTCAGTACGATTTATATAACTAGCATATATAGTTTGCAAACTATTGCGCAGTCCGAAATTTACCAAAGATAATGGCAGAAGATTCTCACTTCATCactttataaaaatataaaaataacaaaatcgaGTCACATCACaccttaaataaatttattatgacATCATATCATATAATATTACCTATATAATATGATTAGACGATATTGCTCCATACAATTCCATTATTGTTATTTGGGAAGAAATGGGAGTGATTGGGAAGTTGGTTTCACAGATTGGGATAAAGTCAGATGGGGATGTGTTCCATGAGATCTTCAGAGAGAGGCCTCACCACATCTCAGGAATGAGCCCTCATAACATCCAAAACTGTGATCTGCATGGAGGGGAGTGGGGGACCGTTGGATCTGTCATCTTCTGGAATTATACTCATGGTATCACCATTGATTTTGTTTCATCTTTTTAAAACCTTTCGAAATTTCATTTCAATGTTATGCACAAGTTTTATACATCAGTTAGTACCGTGGGATATTAGGACTTATTTTGGTCACGAAtattttagatttgttttttcttttgttttagtCCCTCTtgtgtttttttatatattctggaaaaatctttgaatttattgatcCAATCCTTTGTCGTCCTTATGTTAGCGGGTCATCAAAGATCTAGACGAAAATAAGAGTACAATCCCAATTACACCTGGATTTATGCAGGTTCGGGCTTGCCCTTCAGCGTTCGCCgcactttcattttttttaccattttttccaataatttatATGAAGTATAATGCATGTTTGACAgttgaaattataaatttatattggTGTCATTAAACAGACAAAAACAGTTTTTAAATGAGTAGTATAGATTAAGTGTGGACATACTGGAATAACTAACTGATGTTTTGGtctgtttttaaaaatatctaaACTACCATCACTCCACTTCTCTACATTTTCACGTTCCTTATTTTTCACCCAAATCTCAAACATattcattcctctttcttttaTATGACCCACATTCTGTATACTTATTTTCTAGTATTTACTAATTTTGTGAGTAAAATTAACAGGAGTACCTTGTTTCCACAAGACCCTATTTTAGTTGTGCCCTAAAAAAAACAGAGTCCCAAATGCAATATTTTAAGAATAAACCTGAGTTTGTTCGTGGCATTAATtacatatttgttttttttttcttttctctctcAAAAAAGTATACTTGAGAATAAATGGGTTTTTTTTTACATACAacgaaaataataatattatattttagtataTAATGTTAATTAAGTCACAAAAACTCTGATGCTTATGCGACATATTTCTGACTCCACGACatcatacataaaaaaaattaatatttttatgcaaaaatattattttcactaCAGGTATTATGAACTAGATCGATTGATCTAATGGATATAGATCCGGTTCATTTCAACCTACCTTTACAGGCATTACCTCCATGATAGATGTAAGGGTCatcatttatcaatacatgcggggtccattaaaaaataatggACCCCACATTTATTGAGAAATATCAATCGTTAGATGCATGTCAAGGCAGTGTCTGTATAGGTAGGATCTAACTTACCTATAGATCCATGAGAATTTGTCAAATGAGAATTAGACGCAAATTtagaataaaatttataatttatttgtttatttataatgaatatatAGATGGAAATGAGAAGGTGGCAAAAGAGATAATTGAGGCCATTGACGAAGAAAAGAAGTCAATAACTTTCAAAGTGATTGAAGGAGATCTAATGGAGTTGTACAATGAATTCAAGTTAACTGTTCACGTGGATACTAAAGGAGAAGACAACATTGTCACATGGACCTTAGAGTATGAGAAGAAGAGTGAAGATATTCCTGACCCACACACACTTATGGAATTTTGTCTCAATGTCACCAAAGATATCGAGACTCATCATCTTCCAACCCCTACTGCTTAAAGGATCGATTATGGGTGTAATGCATAATTCAATGGCTTGTATTTCTGTACCGAATATTTTATGTGTGTATCAGTGTATGCATATTAATAAACGAGCTAACGAACTAGCTCGCTTAAATAATTGTGTGTTCACAAGGAATGTATAATGTTCTCTAGCTGTTTGATGCATTTGAAACTACTGCATGGATGCTAAATATGAAACGTGGTGttcatttttgaatttatatcTTGGAATTGTGACATACACTTATAAGGAGCTGCTAGGGAATaaagaaaagagaaagagaATCGAAGGTTGTATATTGATTATATCATTACTTGTAAATAGacaataactaaaaataaaagataGGAAACATATATAAGAAGTAGGTAGGGATAGTTATCAAGAGGAACACAAAAGGGTAGGTACTTGTATGGTCATATTAGTTTTAGGATAAAATTCTTATATTTTTCCTGATCTCTTG
Proteins encoded:
- the LOC140884366 gene encoding kirola-like — translated: MGVIGKLVSQIGIKSDGDVFHEIFRERPHHISGMSPHNIQNCDLHGGEWGTVGSVIFWNYTHDGNEKVAKEIIEAIDEEKKSITFKVIEGDLMELYNEFKLTVHVDTKGEDNIVTWTLEYEKKSEDIPDPHTLMEFCLNVTKDIETHHLPTPTA